In the genome of Streptomyces sp. Q6, the window GTGCCTGGAGCCGGGCCGTGTCATCGGCAGCGCGGGTCGGGACCGGTCCAGGACCGGTCCCGACCTCGTGCTCAGTGACCCGTGTGTACGGACCGGACGGCGCGCAGGATCAGCTCGGTGACGGGCGCGGGGTCGCTCACGGAGACCGCGTGCGGCGCCTGGACCTCGACCGTGCGGGCGCCCGCGCGGTGGGCCATCCACCGCTCGGCGGCGGGCGGGATGTTGCGGTCCTCGCCGGCCACCAGGTACCAGCTGGGAATCTTCTTCCAGGCGGCGACGGTGGCCTCCTCCTGGAGCGCGGCCAGCGCGATCGGGCGCTGGCCCGCCGCCATCACCTGAGCGGTCGTGACGGGGACACCGGCCGCGAACTGTTCGCGGAACAGCTCCTTCTTGATGACGAGTTCCTCGCCCTGGCCACCGCCGGGCAGCGGGTACGTCTGACTGTCGGTCGTCGGGCCCAGGGTGCTCCCGGGGTACTTGTCGGTGAGGCCGAGCGCGCTCTCGCCGACGTCCGGCACGAACGCGGCGATGTAGACCAGCGCCTCCACGCCCTCGGCACCGTCGGCGGCGGTGCTGATGACCGACCCGCCGTAGGAGTGCCCGACGAGGACGACAGGGCCGGTGACGCTGTCCAGGACGCTGCGGATGTAGGCCGCGTCGCTGGCGAGCCCGCGCAGCGGCAGGGCGGGCGCGAGAACGGGGTGCCCGTCGCGTTGCAGGCGCTCGATGACGCCGCTCCAGCTGGAGGCGTCGGCGAAGGCGCCGTGGACGAGGACGACGGTGGGGCGCGGCGACGGCCGGTGCCCCCGGTCCGACGGTTCGGCCGCCGACGCCGGGGCGGCGGTCGTGACGCCCGCGGTCCCGAGGGCTGCGGCCCCGGCCAGGAGCGACGCGGTCACGGTACGACGGGGGATCGGTGGGTTCATGAGTTCAGTTCCTCGACAGGGCGGGCGGTGACGGGCGTGGTGGTCGGTGGGGTGGTGGTCAGGGGCATGGTGAGCGTCGGTGGGGTCAGGCGGTGGTGGCCCGGACGGCGTCCTCGATGAGGTCGACGACCGCCTCGGGGTGGGCGAGCATCACCAGGTGCGAGGAGTCGACCTCGACGGTGGTCATGCCGGCCCGCTCGTAGCCGAAGCGCTCCACATCGGGGTTGATGGTGTGGTCGGACGAGGAGACCAGACCCCACGACGGCTTCGTCTTCCACGCGGCTGCCGGGGCCGCCTCGGTGAACGCCTGCGCGGCCAGGGGGCGTTGGGACACGGCGAGCACCGCGGCCAGCTTCGGGTCGACGTCGGCGGCGAAGATGGCCGGGAACCTGTCGGCGCGCACGGACACGTCGGTGCCGGGAGTCGTCGAACCCTCGACCGGGAAGGGCGTCTGGACGAGCGCGGAGGCGAGGTCCGAGTCCGGGAAGCGGCCCTGGAGCTCGCCGAGGCTCTCGCCCTTCTCCAGCGCGTAACCGGCCAGGTAGACGAGCGCCCGTACGTTGTCCTCCACGCCGGCGACGGTGATCACGGCGCCGCCGTACGAGTGCCCCACCAGGACGACGGGGCCGGGGATCTGACGGACGATCGAGGCGACGTACGCGGCGTCCCCGATCAGGCTGCGGTTGGGGACGGCGGGCGCGACGACGTCGAGTCCGCGGGCGATCAGCTCGGGGATGACGCGGGCGTAGCTGGAGGCGTCGGCGAAGGCGCCGTGGACCAGGACGACGGTCGGCTTCTCGGTGGTGGACATGGGCAACTCCCTTGAGGGGCGGTTCGGTCGAGGGGTGCTCTCGCGAGGGCCGCGGCGGCCCGGAGACCGCCGCGGTCCGGCTGTGCGAGGCGTGAGGGACCGGCCGCGCGGGGGCGACCGCGCGACCGGTGGCTGTGTGGGGTGGTGGCGTACGGGTGGTGGCGCGTCAGCGCGCGGCGAGGGTCGTACGCAGAGTCGAGACCGCCAGCGCGATGGCGGCCTCGGCGGCGTGCGTCTCGCGCAGGGCGTTGAGCATCACGAAGTCGTGGATGACGCCCTGGAAGCGGACCGCGGTGACCGCGACGCCGGCCTGGCGCAGCTTGTTGGCGTACGCCTCGCCCTCGTCGCGCAGGACGTCGGCCTCACCGGTGATGACCAGCGCGGGCGGCAGACCGGTCAGCTGCTCGGTGGTGGCACGCAGCGGGGACGCGGTGATCTGCGCCCGCTCGGCCTCGTCGATCGTGTACTGGTCCCAGAACCACTGCATGCCGTCGCGGCGCAGGAAGTAGCCCTCGGCGAACTGGCGGTACGAGCCGGTGTCGAAGTGCGCGTCGGTGACCGGGTAGAACAGCACCTGGCCCAGCAGCGGGACGTCACCGCGCTCCTTCGCCATCAGCGTCAGCGCGGCACTCATGTTGCCGCCCACCGAGTCGCCCGCCACCGCGAGGCGCGCGGCGTCCAGGCCGAACGTGGCGCCCTGGTCGACGATCCAGCGCGCCACCGCGTAGTTCTGCTCGATGGCCACCGGGTAGCGGGCCTCCGGCGAGAGGTCGTACTCGGGGAACACGACGGCCGCGCCGACGCCCACCGAGAGCTCGCGGACCAGTCGGTCATGGGTGTGCGCGTTGCCGAACACCCAGCCCGCCCCGTGGATGTAGAGGATGACCGGCAGCGGCCCCGCGAGGCCCGCGGGCCGCACGATCCGCGCCCGCACGCTTCCCGTCGGACCACCGGAGACCGTGACCCACTCCTCGTCCACCTCCGGCAGCTCCACCGGACCGGACTGCACCTCGTCGACCGCCTTGCGCCCCTCCTCCGGCGCCAGGTCGAACAGGAACGGGGGACGGGACGTGGCCTCCGCGAACGCGGCCGCCGCAGGTTCGAGCACCGGCACGACCGGCTCCACAGCATCCGACATGAAAGCTCCTCAGAAAATCGGCGCACACCGGTCCGTCCGGCGCGACGACCTCCGGCCGGAAACGACAACGGCTCGGAGGGATGCCGCAAAGCTAAAGGCGCCGGAACGCGGTGAATTGCCCAGCAGTGCACCGCGTATGCCCTGACAGCGCACTGCGCCCGGCCGGTGCGCTCTCGGTATCGGCGCAGTGCGCTGCGGGGAAACTCGGGCGACCTGGACCCGCATAACGTGGTGGTGCAGTCGCGGGCCGCCTGTTCCTCCGGGAAACCGGTGGCCGCCGGGAGAAAGAAGCGTGAATTCCCGCGGAATTCACGCCACTCGTTCACGTCACGAGCCGCGCCTCGGGTCGATCCAGGTGATTCCCGTGCGAGCCGGTGCGAGCCGAGGGCGTGCCAGTGCGAGCCGAGGGCGTGCCGCCCTTTTCTTCTCCGCCGCGCTGCTGACAGCCGAACGCAATCGACGTTGTTCATCCCGCAGGAGGGTGTCGAAAGGTGTCGACGATGCCGGCCGGGGGACTCATGCCCCGGGCCACCGACGACGCGGCGGACCTGATCGTCCGCAACGCGAAGATACATACGGGCGATCCGTCCAGGCCGCAGGCCGAGGCGCTCGCCATCAAGGACGGAGTCATCACGGTCGTCGGCGACGACAACGACGTGGCCCCACAGGTCGGTCCGGGCACGACCGTGGTCGACGGCCTCGGCCGCCGGATGATCCCCGGGCTCAACGACGCGCACCTGCACGTCATCCGGGGCGGCCTCAACTACGTACTGGAGCTGCGCTGGGACGGCGTGCCCACGCTCCGGCAGGGCCTGGCGATGCTGCGCGAGCAGGCCGCCCGCACCCCGAAGGGCCAGTGGGTACGGGTGGTCGGCGGCTGGTCGGCCGAGCAGTTCGCCGAACGCCGGCTGCCGACCGTCGCCGAGCTGAACGCGGCGGCGCCGGACACCCCGGTCTTCGTCCTGCACCTGTACCAGGCCGCGGTCCTCAACCGCGCGGCGCTCAAGGCGGCCGGCTTCACCCGGGACACCCCGGACCCCAGGGGCGGGCAGATCGTCCGGGGCCGGGACGGCGAGCCGACCGGCATGCTCCTCGCCGCCCCCAGCGCGCTGATCCTCTATGCGACCCTGGCCAAGGCGCCGGTGCTCGAAGGAGAGGACAGGAAGACCTCCACCCGGCATTTCCTGCGCGAGCTGAACCGATTCGGGCTCACCTCCGCCATCGACGCCGCCGGCGGATTCCAGAATTTCCCCGACAACTACAGCACCGTCGTGGAACTCGCCGAAGCCGGCCAGCTCTCCGTACGCATCGCCTATCACCTGTTCCCGCAGACCGCGGGCCAGGAGATCGACGATCTCACCCGTTGGGTCGAGACCGTCAGGCCCGAGGACGGCGACGCATGGCTGCGCCTCAACGGCGCGGGCGAGAATCTCACCTGGGCCGCCGCCGATTTCGAGAATTTCGCGCAGCCCCGTCCCGCGCTCGCCTCCGGATACGAGGAACAAT includes:
- a CDS encoding alpha/beta hydrolase, coding for MNPPIPRRTVTASLLAGAAALGTAGVTTAAPASAAEPSDRGHRPSPRPTVVLVHGAFADASSWSGVIERLQRDGHPVLAPALPLRGLASDAAYIRSVLDSVTGPVVLVGHSYGGSVISTAADGAEGVEALVYIAAFVPDVGESALGLTDKYPGSTLGPTTDSQTYPLPGGGQGEELVIKKELFREQFAAGVPVTTAQVMAAGQRPIALAALQEEATVAAWKKIPSWYLVAGEDRNIPPAAERWMAHRAGARTVEVQAPHAVSVSDPAPVTELILRAVRSVHTGH
- a CDS encoding alpha/beta fold hydrolase: MSTTEKPTVVLVHGAFADASSYARVIPELIARGLDVVAPAVPNRSLIGDAAYVASIVRQIPGPVVLVGHSYGGAVITVAGVEDNVRALVYLAGYALEKGESLGELQGRFPDSDLASALVQTPFPVEGSTTPGTDVSVRADRFPAIFAADVDPKLAAVLAVSQRPLAAQAFTEAAPAAAWKTKPSWGLVSSSDHTINPDVERFGYERAGMTTVEVDSSHLVMLAHPEAVVDLIEDAVRATTA
- a CDS encoding alpha/beta hydrolase, translated to MSDAVEPVVPVLEPAAAAFAEATSRPPFLFDLAPEEGRKAVDEVQSGPVELPEVDEEWVTVSGGPTGSVRARIVRPAGLAGPLPVILYIHGAGWVFGNAHTHDRLVRELSVGVGAAVVFPEYDLSPEARYPVAIEQNYAVARWIVDQGATFGLDAARLAVAGDSVGGNMSAALTLMAKERGDVPLLGQVLFYPVTDAHFDTGSYRQFAEGYFLRRDGMQWFWDQYTIDEAERAQITASPLRATTEQLTGLPPALVITGEADVLRDEGEAYANKLRQAGVAVTAVRFQGVIHDFVMLNALRETHAAEAAIALAVSTLRTTLAAR
- a CDS encoding amidohydrolase produces the protein MPAGGLMPRATDDAADLIVRNAKIHTGDPSRPQAEALAIKDGVITVVGDDNDVAPQVGPGTTVVDGLGRRMIPGLNDAHLHVIRGGLNYVLELRWDGVPTLRQGLAMLREQAARTPKGQWVRVVGGWSAEQFAERRLPTVAELNAAAPDTPVFVLHLYQAAVLNRAALKAAGFTRDTPDPRGGQIVRGRDGEPTGMLLAAPSALILYATLAKAPVLEGEDRKTSTRHFLRELNRFGLTSAIDAAGGFQNFPDNYSTVVELAEAGQLSVRIAYHLFPQTAGQEIDDLTRWVETVRPEDGDAWLRLNGAGENLTWAAADFENFAQPRPALASGYEEQFEKAVRLLMENGWGFRLHATYDETIRRDLAVFEKLAAEGLFPAGNRWLFDHAETVSADSLDRITALGGALSVQNRLSFQGEAFLRRYGPGIAADAPPIGAMLERGLTVGAGTDATRVSSYNPWLALHWLVTGRSVGDLVLRPPHNRVDRRTALAMFTEAGASLTGEQDVKGVLRPGFLGDLALLSEDYFTVPEPDIVHIESLLTVVGGRIVHAVAEYEGLDEELPPVSPAWSPVAHYGGYQATPPTGLSGTRQAELLGQAVAESEQHRQWRARRGLTPPTATTSFDPCFAL